A window from Populus trichocarpa isolate Nisqually-1 chromosome 3, P.trichocarpa_v4.1, whole genome shotgun sequence encodes these proteins:
- the LOC127905099 gene encoding uncharacterized protein LOC127905099, translating to MIKDVWSTPEFQRRSESARRNRLTKTDGKISTHSGGTVSFASYRANMQEEAGGKEPPWDDVFSALHQSIKQSGSFVDNKSKKVVENYKMEMISKYGTDRENHPSFDGAAWCVASGGVTKGRVYGAPRMPKSKVSTSSSSHSYSVESSYPSSSYRALQKEIKDKEEEIKKKDDFILEMKRQMDSMKEYLVNNLGYHCGTSNIDQGMPPPLTPSIPPPMTPQIMTPMGPASQPIFRPTPRPLYPDQSCIDPQYHGSSSQPAP from the exons ATTAACCAAAACAGATGGCAAAATAAGCACTCATTCTGGAGGAACAGTGTCATTTGCATCATATCGAGCTAACAtg caagaggaagctggtggaaaagaacctccatgggatgatgtcttttcagctttgcatcaaagtattaAGCAATCTGGTAGCTTCGTCGAcaacaagtctaaaaaagtggtt gaaaattataaaatggagatgatttcaaagtatggaactgatcgggaaaatcatccttcatttgatggAGCAGCTTGGTGTGTGGCTTCAGGAGGAGTTACAAAGGGTAGGGTATATGGTGCACCTCGTATGCCAAAATCAAAAGTTAGTACAAGCTCTTCATCACATTCCTACTCGGTGGAGTCATCATATCCCAGTTCATCGTATCGAGCATTGCAAAAGGAGATAAAGgataaagaagaggagataaagaaaaaagatgattttattcttgaaatgaaacggcagatggattccatgaaagaatatctTGTGAACAATCTTGGATACCATTGTGGGACATCAAATATTGATCAAGGTATGCCACCACCTTTGACTCCATCAATACCGCCACCTATGACTCCTCAGATAATGACACCTATGGGTCCCGCATCTCAACCAATTTTTCGACCTACACCTCGACCTTTATATCCTGATCAATCTTGTATTGATCCACAATATCATGGTTCGTCTTCGCAACCAGCACCATGA
- the LOC112326971 gene encoding ubiquitin-like protein ATG12 isoform X1, protein MATESLSSARKVIVQLKATADAPILKQNKFKILGTDKFAKVIDFLSRQLQRESMFVYINSAFSPNPDELVIDLFNNFGVDGKLLVNYACSVAWG, encoded by the exons ATGGCAACTGAGTCACTGAGTTCTGCTCGAAAAG TGATTGTTCAGTTAAAAGCCACTGCCGATGCGCCTATTCTCAAGCAAAACAAGTTCAAG ATACTTGGAACTGATAAGTTTGCTAAGGTGATTGATTTTTTGTCCCGGCAACTTCAAAGGGAGAGCATG TTTGTATACATCAACAGTGCATTCTCACCAAATCCAGATGAATTGGTGATTGATCTGTTTAAT AATTTTGGCGTTGATGGTAAACTGCTGGTCAACTATGCTTGTTCAGTGGCGTGGGGCTAA
- the LOC112326971 gene encoding ubiquitin-like protein ATG12 isoform X2, giving the protein MATESLSSARKVIVQLKATADAPILKQNKFKILGTDKFAKVIDFLSRQLQRESMFVYINSAFSPNPDELVIDLFNVSFCSS; this is encoded by the exons ATGGCAACTGAGTCACTGAGTTCTGCTCGAAAAG TGATTGTTCAGTTAAAAGCCACTGCCGATGCGCCTATTCTCAAGCAAAACAAGTTCAAG ATACTTGGAACTGATAAGTTTGCTAAGGTGATTGATTTTTTGTCCCGGCAACTTCAAAGGGAGAGCATG TTTGTATACATCAACAGTGCATTCTCACCAAATCCAGATGAATTGGTGATTGATCTGTTTAATGTAAGTTTTTGTAGcagttaa
- the LOC112326971 gene encoding ubiquitin-like protein ATG12 isoform X3 — protein sequence MATESLSSARKVIVQLKATADAPILKQNKFKNFGVDGKLLVNYACSVAWG from the exons ATGGCAACTGAGTCACTGAGTTCTGCTCGAAAAG TGATTGTTCAGTTAAAAGCCACTGCCGATGCGCCTATTCTCAAGCAAAACAAGTTCAAG AATTTTGGCGTTGATGGTAAACTGCTGGTCAACTATGCTTGTTCAGTGGCGTGGGGCTAA